From a region of the Archocentrus centrarchus isolate MPI-CPG fArcCen1 chromosome 18, fArcCen1, whole genome shotgun sequence genome:
- the LOC115797615 gene encoding uncharacterized protein LOC115797615 produces the protein MLEEKKAQGSPKKSKPSKINSSNTCNLSPGKTNQISNSNNGFNPAHRSTQSGHSPLTSDINKAFSPSLSWSWQTVDAEKSDVRIHLSTSEQRDYTEETHVRQQACRSLDSSSLAAGTLPFVVPYGWTGPSSARLKSFPLPSERCTPSPAAGPLQSPLLGGLPGSSLLIGQQAACLRLAQLKVHLALTQINNAIAVGGRTNTPAPFIPTTPPCPTAAAISLLNLLKIANTMSHPLYNPYASGKQSSTQGRYGPPSVQAERDSHRTSPRLGPGASFSSSGISSATPAKSGGAVPSLVTLPLSYRPERSKTAMDEEIERSIDMHISRAREEVRHQPVEKSSHFTSTQRDEFHSSSRDVTSYPVPSTSQRPSDVESSTSSMDWLKGFKQGTEDDSSKYYSSSASLSYQRSGDGRFNASSERERNTQSIPGLGDYDDYTVPDKPVAPKESTCPKYTSETAVNILMHFGLEKDDLEHLISYPEDQITPDNLPFILRQIRMQKAKRSATTLPSKSYCDPHPSSMSGRNRLSSSRGEGMHQDERSPIVQPSKVIDYGHIGKYTGGFGDEIGKSSSSRAGSGSGSALLMDSYDGGGHSREPLQKSTTEVKNSALVSSRDQGGSFTGFSSMRSSDPPQRLQTQPNQTSQEIFKSFSLPSKDTDIRFFKSEVSKSLLLKDSEPGRQSALKSQLSPNVVHGVHPSRPGLVLIGSSSDSQVKDQSKTQEQVSNVAEQMNKQQMQQQQPKQIIQPPPPKQQQTQQQQLIQQQQTQQRSSNNC, from the exons ATGTTGGAGGAAAAGAAGGCCCAAGGTTCTCCGAAAAAGAGCAAACCATCAAAGATCAACAGCAGCAACACCTGTAACCTCTCACCGGGTAAAACCAACCAAATCTCAAACAGCAACAACGGCTTCAACCCTGCACACCG CTCGacgcagtctggccattctcctctgacctctgacatcaacaaggcattctCACCCagcctgtcatggtcctgg CAAACAGTAGACGCCGAGAAGAGCGACGTAAGGATACATTTGAGCACATCAGAACAACGGGATTACACAGAAGAAACGCACG TTCGTCAACAGGCCTGCAGAAGCTTGGACTCCTCCTCATTGGCTGCAGGGACCCTTCCTTTTGTGGTTCCTTATGGCTGGACTGGTCCTTCTTCTGCTCGGCTTAAGAG TTTTCCATTGCCATCGGAGCGTTGTACCCCTTCTCCTGCAGCAGGGCCCCTACAGAGCCCCCTACTCGGTGGGCTCCCAGGCAGCTCTTTACTGATTGGACAGCAAGCCGCATGCTTGCGGCTGGCTCAACTGAAAGTCCACCTTGCGTTGACACAGATAAATAACGCCATTGCTGTTGGCGGCCGAACCAACACACCTGCTCCGTTCATACCCACGACACCCCCCTGCCCAACAGCTGCGGCTATCAGTCTCCTTAACCTCCTAAAGATTGCTAACACCATGTCCCATCCCCTTTATAACCCCTATGCCTCTGGGAAACAAAGTTCAACCCAGGGGCGGTATGGACCCCCCAGTGTGCAGGCAGAGAGAGATTCTCATAGGACATCTCCTCGTCTTGGACCTGGGGctagcttcagctcttctggaaTTTCATCTGCGACTCCTGCCAAATCTGGGGGAGCAGTCCCCTCATTGGTAACTTTGCCATTGAGCTACAGACCTGAACGGAGTAAGACTGCAATGGATGAGGAGATAGAGAGATCCATAGACATGCACATTAGTAGAGCTAGAGAGGAGGTGAGGCATCAACCTGTAGAAAAGAGCAGTCATTTTACCAGCACTCAGAGAGATGAGTTTCATTCTTCAAGCAGAGACGTGACCTCTTATCCAGTTCCCTCAACCTCTCAAAGACCTTCTGATGTTGAAAGTAGCACTAGCTCCATGGACTGGttgaaaggcttcaaacagggAACTGAAGATGATTCTTCTAAATATTATTCATCATCTGCTTCATTGAGCTATCAGAGAAGTGGTGACGGTAGGTTTAATGCCTCCAGTGAAAGAGAGCGCAATACACAATCCATTCCAGGTTTAGGTGATTATGATGACTACACAGTGCCAGACAAACCTGTTGCCCCTAAAGAGTCCACTTGCCCCAAGTACACATCAGAAACAGCTGTGAACATCCTTATGCACTTTGGACTTGAGAAAGATGACCTGGAACATCTAATCTCTTACCCCGAAGATCAGATTACCCCTGATAACCTGCCTTTCATCTTACGGCAAATCCGCATGCAGAAGGCAAAGAGATCTGCAACGACACTTCCATCAAAATCCTACTGTGATCCTCATCCCAGCAGTATGAGTGGAAGGAATAGGTTGAGTTCATCGAGAGGGGAAGGGATGCATCAGGATGAAAGGTCACCTATTGTCCAACCAAGTAAAGTGATTGACTATGGACATATTGGAAAATATACTGGAGGGTTTGGGGATGAGATtggaaagagcagcagcagtagaGCTGGTAGTGGGAGTGGAAGTGCGCTGCTGATGGATTCCTATGATGGTGGCGGCCATAGTCGAGAACCACTGCAAAAAAGTACAACAGAGGTGAAAAACAGTGCCTTGGTTTCTTCACGTGATCAGGGTGGCTCTTTTACTGGTTTCAGCTCAATGCGAAGCAGCGATCCACCTCAACGACTGCAGACCCAACCAAACCAGACTTCTCAAGAAATCTTCAAATCTTTCTCTCTGCCAAGCAAAGACACAGACATAAGATTTTTCAAGTCAGAAGTCAGTAAATCCCTTCTTTTGAAAGATTCAGAGCCAGGCCGCCAGTCAGCATTGAAAAGCCAACTATCTCCCAATGTAGTCCATGGAGTGCATCCCAGCCGACCTGGCCTTGTACTCATTGGCAGTAGCAGCGACAGTCAAGTTAAGGATCAGAGTAAAACTCAAGAACAAGTCTCAAATGTTGCTgaacaaatgaacaaacaacaaatgcagcagcaacagccaaaGCAGATAatacaaccaccaccaccaaagcagcagcagacacagcagcagcaactaatacagcagcagcagacgcagca Acgcagcagcaacaactgctaa